The following coding sequences are from one Lathamus discolor isolate bLatDis1 chromosome 10, bLatDis1.hap1, whole genome shotgun sequence window:
- the RGS14 gene encoding regulator of G-protein signaling 14 gives MQGKAKLLLVHNGRMGPAVSDGELNASRARGSNHSVNSLPAPSASCSSAPGSVVSWAESFETLLQDRVAVTYFTEFLKKEFSAENVYFWQACERFQQIPASNTQQLAQEARRIYDEFLSSHSISPVNIDKQAWIGEEMLATPSPDMFRTQQLQIFNLMKFDSYTRFVKSPLYQACLRAESQGQPLPDLRPHSRSSSPPPDLSKKSKLKLGKSLPLGVETAGSGANRSPRRSFRKGERREPSWADGGEGGGSAMLWRESQGSLNSSASLDLGFLSSGSTAPSPWTEGHRKSLGGSEAELPGKPMKYCCVYLPDGTASLASIRPGHSIRDMLAGICEKRGFSLPDIKVYLVGNEQKALVLDQECSVLADQEVKLENRISFDLEISSLKKTIRITAKSTKRIREALQPVLGKYGVSVELVLLRRQGEPAALDLEMLVSTVAAQKLVLETPADVQVTESAAAAPSPLRSKEGSPTGEEPDTLWEMSSSFSRPRSSAATNLNRRTYDLEGLVELLNRAQSCRANDQRGLLSKEDLVLPDFLQLPEQDGSACEGPDHPGSEGSSHPQPAEPTPAQPPVDHELR, from the exons ATGCAGGGCAAGGCCAAGCTGCTGCTGGTCCACAACGGCCGCATG GGTCCGGCTGTGTCGGATGGAG agTTAAATGCCTCCAGGGCCCGCGGCAGCAACCACAGTGTGAACAGCCTGCCGGCACCCTCcgcctcctgcagctctgctccggGCTCTGTGGTCAGCTGGGCCGAATCCTTCGAGACGCTGCTGCAGGACCGTGTGGCCGTCACCTACTTCACT GAGTTCCTCAAGAAGGAGTTCAGCGCTGAAAATGTCTACTTCTGGCAGGCGTGTGAGCGCTTCCAGCAGATCCCGGCCAGCAACACGCAGCAG CTGGCCCAGGAGGCACGGCGGATCTACGATGAGTTCCTCTCCAGCCACTCCATCAGTCCTGTGAACATCGACAAGCAGGCCTGGATTGGGGAGGAGATGCTGGCCACCCCCTCCCCAGACATGTTTCgcacccagcagctccag ATCTTTAACCTGATGAAGTTTGACAGCTACACACGCTTTGTGAAATCCCCGCTCTACCAGGCCTGCCTGCGGGCAGAGAGCCAGGGGCAGCCCCTGCCCGACCTGCGGCCCCACTcccgcagcagcagcccccCGCCCGACCTCAGCAAG AAATCGAAGCTGAAGCTGGGCAAGTCCCTGCCTCTGGGCGTGGAGACAGCAGGCAGTGGTGCCAACCGCAGCCCCCGCCGCTCCTTCAGGAAGGGAGAGCGGCGGGAGCCCTCCTGGGCAG ATGGGGGAGAAGGTGGTGGGAGTGCCATGCTGTGGCGGGAGTCCCAGGGCTCACTCAACTCCTCTGCCAGCCTGGACCTGGGCTTCCTGTCTTCAGGAAGCACGGCCCCAAGTCCCTGGACAGAG GGCCATCGGAAGAGTCTGGGGGGCAGTGAGGCAGAGCTGCCAGGCAAGCCCATGAAGTACTGCTGTGTGTACCTGCCTGATGGCACGGCCTCGCTGGCCTCCATCCGGCCTGGCCACTCCATCCGCGACATGCTGGCGGGGATATGCGAGAAACGTGGCTTCAGCCTCCCCGACATCAAGGTCTACCTGGTGGGGAATGAGCAG AAAGCGCTGGTGCTGGACCAGGAGTGCTCTGTGTTGGCAGACCAGGAAGTGAAGCTGGAGAACAGGATAAGCTTTGA CCTGGAAATCTCCTCCCTCAAGAAGACCATCCGCATCACAGCAAAGTCAACCAAGCGCATCCGGgaagctctgcagcctgtgctggggaagTACGGTGTGAGCgtggagctggtgctgctgcggAGG CAAGGTGAGCCGGCTGCCCTGGACCTGGAGATGCTGGTCAGCACGGTGGCTGCTCAGAAACTTGTCCTGGAAACGCCAGCAG ACGTGCAAGTGACAGAGAGTGCTGCGGCAGCCCCGTCCCCACTCAGGAGCAAG GAGGGAAGCccaacaggagaagagcctgaCACGCTGTGGGAGAtgtcctcctccttctctcGGCCCCGTTCTTCTGCTGCCACAAACCTGAACCGCCGCACGTACGACCTGGAAG GGCTCGTGGAGCTGCTGAACCGTGCCCAGAGCTGCCGGGCCAACGACCAGCGTGGGCTGCTCTCCAAGGAGGACCTGGTCCTGCCTGacttcctccagctccctgaGCAGGACGGCAGCGCCTGCGAGGGGCCGGATCACCCAGGCTCTGAGGGGAGCAGCCATCCCCAGCCCGCAGAGCCCACCCCGGCTCAGCCTCCGGTTGACCACGAGCTCCGATGA
- the SLC34A1 gene encoding sodium-dependent phosphate transport protein 2A isoform X2, whose translation MLWGYPLTAGISGEEATSLERRVDVACGHRAALSARPASASAGAMLPYHRESPVMPRCPVRAGRVVHGPQFTYCPSPQALHRLPGAHSCPFTVGAVPCADHGFLCPGSPGRLREGRERYELDTLPWQGPRLGLDELQKPELGCWARVQSICVSLLKVPLMFGFLYLFVCSLDVLSSAFQLAGGKVAGDIFKDNAILSNPVAGLVVGILVTVLVQSSSTSTSIIVSMVSSGLLEVRSAIPIIMGSNIGTSVTNTIVALMQAGDRSEFKRAFAGATVHDCFNWLSVLVLLPLEVVTGYLHHVTHLVVATFNIRSGKDAPDLLKIITEPFTKLIIQLDKSVITGIATGDESLRNRSLIRIWCGPAPAQTAAVELAPPLNCTGPGHCSTKGLESLQNITRQKCEHLFTDTPLPDLAVGLVLLAGSLIVLCTCLILLVKLLNSLLKGQVAKAIQKVINTDLPHPLSWLTGYFAMVVGAGMTFVVQSSSVFTSAITPLIGLGVISIERAYPLTLGSNIGTTTTAILAALASPGDKLASSFQIALCHFFFNISGILLWYPLPFTRLPIRMAKALGERTAKYRWFAVLYLIICFLLLPSLIFGISMAGWRALVGVGAPFLSLLFFVGLVNALQAHSPGRLPKCLQTWDFLPTWMHSLQPLDRLITRATLCCTDRCRSPEGWEEREGPPRDKARLGLDNPMLSYPEEVPGSAVRIGSPRPLPHGATRL comes from the exons ATGCTGTGGGGTTACCCATTAACTGCAGGAATTTCTGGGGAGGAG GCTACTTCGCTGGAGAGACGTGTGGATGTGGCATGTGGACACCGCGCTGCCCTGAGTGCCAGGCCAGCCTCAG CCTCAGCAGGAGCGATGCTGCCGTACCACAGGGAGAGCCCGGTGATGCCCCGCTGCCCGGTGCGGGCGGGAAGGGTGGTGCACGGGCCCCAGTTCACCTACTGCCCCAGCCCCCAAG ccctgcaccgGCTGCCGGGTGCCCATTCCTGCCCCTtcactgtgggagcagtgcCTTGCGCTGACCATGGCTTCCTCTGCCCCGGCTCCCCGGGGCGCCTGCGCGAGGGCCGGGAGCGGTACGAGCTGGACAcgctgccctggcaggggccCCGGCTCGGTCTGGATGAGCTGCAGAAGCCAG AGCTGGGGTGCTGGGCCAGGGTCCAGTCCATCTGTGTCTCCCTTCTCAAGGTGCCCCTGATGTTCGGGTTCCTGTACCTCTTCGTGTGCTCCCTGGACGTTCTCAGCTCTGCCTTCCAGCTGGCTGGAG GCAAGGTGGCCGGAGACATCTTCAAGGACAACGCCATCCTCTCCAACCCCGTGGCTGGGCTGGTGGTGGGCATCCTGGTGACCGTGCTGGTGCAGAGCTCCTCCACCTCCACCTCCATCATCGTCAGCATGGTCTCCTCAGGGT TGCTGGAGGTGCGCTCTGCCATCCCCATCATCATGGGCTCCAACATCGGCACCTCCGTCACCAACACCATTGTGGCCCTCATGCAGGCTGGTGACCGCAGCGAATTCAAACG GGCCTTCGCCGGTGCCACGGTGCACGACTGCTTCAACTGGCTgtcagtgctggtgctgctgccgcTGGAGGTGGTGACCGGGTACCTGCACCACGTCACTCACCTGGTGGTGGCCACCTTCAACATCCGTAGTGGGAAGGATGCCCCCGATCTGCTGAAGATCATCACAGAGCCCTTCACCAAGCTCATCATCCAG CTGGACAAGTCAGTGATCACGGGCATTGCAACGGGGGATGAGAGCCTGCGCAACCGGAGCCTCATCCGCATCTGGTGCGGTCCTGCACCTGCACAG ACAGCCGCTGTGGAGCTTGCTCCCCCCCTGAACTGCACAGGCCCCGGCCACTGCAGCACCAAGGGCCTCGAGAGCCTCCAAAACATCACCAGGCAGAAGT gcGAGCATCTCTTCACTGACACGCCACTGCCTGACCTGGccgtggggctggtgctgctggccgGGTCCCTCATCGTGCTCTGCACATGCCTCATCCTCCTGGTCAAACTCCTCAACTCCCTGCTCAAGGGGCAAGTGGCTAAAGCCATCCAGAAGGTCATCAACACCG ATCTCCCGCACCCGCTCAGCTGGCTCACCGGCTACTTCGCCATGGTGGTGGGTGCTGGGATGACCTTCgtggtgcagagcagctctgtcttCACCTCAGCCATCACACCCCTGATAG GCCTCGGGGTGATCAGCATCGAGCGTGCCTACCCGCTGACCCTGGGCTCCAACATTggcaccaccaccaccgccaTCCTGGCTGCCCTGGCCAGCCCGGGGGACAAGCTGGCAAGCTCCTTCCAG ATCGCCCTCTGCCACTTCTTCTTCAACATCTCTGGCATCCTGCTCTGGTACCCGCTGCCCTTCACCCGCCTGCCCATCCGCATGGCCAAGGCGCTGGGCGAGCGCACGGCCAAGTACCGCTGGTTTGCCGTGCTGTACCTCATcatctgcttcctcctgctgccctccctCATCTTTGGCATCTCTATGGCGGGCTGGCGGGCACTGGTGGGGGTGGGTGCACccttcctcagcctcctcttcttcGTGGGGCTGGTGAACGCGCTGCAGGCGCACAGCCCTGGCCGCCTGCCCAAATGCCTGCAGACCTGGGACTTCCTCCCCACGTGGATGCACTCGCTGCAGCCCCTGGACCGGCTCATCACCAGGGCCACCCTCTGCTGCACCGACCGCTGCCGCAGCCCCGAGGGCTGGGAGGAGCGCGAGGGCCCTCCCCGGgacaaggccaggctggggctggacaACCCCATGCTCTCCTACCCCGAGGAGGTGCCCGGCTCCGCCGTACGGATAGGCTCCCCTCGCCCACTCCCACACGGAGCCACCCGGCTCTAG
- the SLC34A1 gene encoding sodium-dependent phosphate transport protein 2A isoform X1 produces the protein MLWGYPLTAGISGEEQATSLERRVDVACGHRAALSARPASASAGAMLPYHRESPVMPRCPVRAGRVVHGPQFTYCPSPQALHRLPGAHSCPFTVGAVPCADHGFLCPGSPGRLREGRERYELDTLPWQGPRLGLDELQKPELGCWARVQSICVSLLKVPLMFGFLYLFVCSLDVLSSAFQLAGGKVAGDIFKDNAILSNPVAGLVVGILVTVLVQSSSTSTSIIVSMVSSGLLEVRSAIPIIMGSNIGTSVTNTIVALMQAGDRSEFKRAFAGATVHDCFNWLSVLVLLPLEVVTGYLHHVTHLVVATFNIRSGKDAPDLLKIITEPFTKLIIQLDKSVITGIATGDESLRNRSLIRIWCGPAPAQTAAVELAPPLNCTGPGHCSTKGLESLQNITRQKCEHLFTDTPLPDLAVGLVLLAGSLIVLCTCLILLVKLLNSLLKGQVAKAIQKVINTDLPHPLSWLTGYFAMVVGAGMTFVVQSSSVFTSAITPLIGLGVISIERAYPLTLGSNIGTTTTAILAALASPGDKLASSFQIALCHFFFNISGILLWYPLPFTRLPIRMAKALGERTAKYRWFAVLYLIICFLLLPSLIFGISMAGWRALVGVGAPFLSLLFFVGLVNALQAHSPGRLPKCLQTWDFLPTWMHSLQPLDRLITRATLCCTDRCRSPEGWEEREGPPRDKARLGLDNPMLSYPEEVPGSAVRIGSPRPLPHGATRL, from the exons ATGCTGTGGGGTTACCCATTAACTGCAGGAATTTCTGGGGAGGAG CAGGCTACTTCGCTGGAGAGACGTGTGGATGTGGCATGTGGACACCGCGCTGCCCTGAGTGCCAGGCCAGCCTCAG CCTCAGCAGGAGCGATGCTGCCGTACCACAGGGAGAGCCCGGTGATGCCCCGCTGCCCGGTGCGGGCGGGAAGGGTGGTGCACGGGCCCCAGTTCACCTACTGCCCCAGCCCCCAAG ccctgcaccgGCTGCCGGGTGCCCATTCCTGCCCCTtcactgtgggagcagtgcCTTGCGCTGACCATGGCTTCCTCTGCCCCGGCTCCCCGGGGCGCCTGCGCGAGGGCCGGGAGCGGTACGAGCTGGACAcgctgccctggcaggggccCCGGCTCGGTCTGGATGAGCTGCAGAAGCCAG AGCTGGGGTGCTGGGCCAGGGTCCAGTCCATCTGTGTCTCCCTTCTCAAGGTGCCCCTGATGTTCGGGTTCCTGTACCTCTTCGTGTGCTCCCTGGACGTTCTCAGCTCTGCCTTCCAGCTGGCTGGAG GCAAGGTGGCCGGAGACATCTTCAAGGACAACGCCATCCTCTCCAACCCCGTGGCTGGGCTGGTGGTGGGCATCCTGGTGACCGTGCTGGTGCAGAGCTCCTCCACCTCCACCTCCATCATCGTCAGCATGGTCTCCTCAGGGT TGCTGGAGGTGCGCTCTGCCATCCCCATCATCATGGGCTCCAACATCGGCACCTCCGTCACCAACACCATTGTGGCCCTCATGCAGGCTGGTGACCGCAGCGAATTCAAACG GGCCTTCGCCGGTGCCACGGTGCACGACTGCTTCAACTGGCTgtcagtgctggtgctgctgccgcTGGAGGTGGTGACCGGGTACCTGCACCACGTCACTCACCTGGTGGTGGCCACCTTCAACATCCGTAGTGGGAAGGATGCCCCCGATCTGCTGAAGATCATCACAGAGCCCTTCACCAAGCTCATCATCCAG CTGGACAAGTCAGTGATCACGGGCATTGCAACGGGGGATGAGAGCCTGCGCAACCGGAGCCTCATCCGCATCTGGTGCGGTCCTGCACCTGCACAG ACAGCCGCTGTGGAGCTTGCTCCCCCCCTGAACTGCACAGGCCCCGGCCACTGCAGCACCAAGGGCCTCGAGAGCCTCCAAAACATCACCAGGCAGAAGT gcGAGCATCTCTTCACTGACACGCCACTGCCTGACCTGGccgtggggctggtgctgctggccgGGTCCCTCATCGTGCTCTGCACATGCCTCATCCTCCTGGTCAAACTCCTCAACTCCCTGCTCAAGGGGCAAGTGGCTAAAGCCATCCAGAAGGTCATCAACACCG ATCTCCCGCACCCGCTCAGCTGGCTCACCGGCTACTTCGCCATGGTGGTGGGTGCTGGGATGACCTTCgtggtgcagagcagctctgtcttCACCTCAGCCATCACACCCCTGATAG GCCTCGGGGTGATCAGCATCGAGCGTGCCTACCCGCTGACCCTGGGCTCCAACATTggcaccaccaccaccgccaTCCTGGCTGCCCTGGCCAGCCCGGGGGACAAGCTGGCAAGCTCCTTCCAG ATCGCCCTCTGCCACTTCTTCTTCAACATCTCTGGCATCCTGCTCTGGTACCCGCTGCCCTTCACCCGCCTGCCCATCCGCATGGCCAAGGCGCTGGGCGAGCGCACGGCCAAGTACCGCTGGTTTGCCGTGCTGTACCTCATcatctgcttcctcctgctgccctccctCATCTTTGGCATCTCTATGGCGGGCTGGCGGGCACTGGTGGGGGTGGGTGCACccttcctcagcctcctcttcttcGTGGGGCTGGTGAACGCGCTGCAGGCGCACAGCCCTGGCCGCCTGCCCAAATGCCTGCAGACCTGGGACTTCCTCCCCACGTGGATGCACTCGCTGCAGCCCCTGGACCGGCTCATCACCAGGGCCACCCTCTGCTGCACCGACCGCTGCCGCAGCCCCGAGGGCTGGGAGGAGCGCGAGGGCCCTCCCCGGgacaaggccaggctggggctggacaACCCCATGCTCTCCTACCCCGAGGAGGTGCCCGGCTCCGCCGTACGGATAGGCTCCCCTCGCCCACTCCCACACGGAGCCACCCGGCTCTAG
- the SLC34A1 gene encoding sodium-dependent phosphate transport protein 2A isoform X3: protein MASSAPAPRGACARAGSGTSWTRCPGRGPGSVWMSCRSQVPLMFGFLYLFVCSLDVLSSAFQLAGGKVAGDIFKDNAILSNPVAGLVVGILVTVLVQSSSTSTSIIVSMVSSGLLEVRSAIPIIMGSNIGTSVTNTIVALMQAGDRSEFKRAFAGATVHDCFNWLSVLVLLPLEVVTGYLHHVTHLVVATFNIRSGKDAPDLLKIITEPFTKLIIQLDKSVITGIATGDESLRNRSLIRIWCGPAPAQTAAVELAPPLNCTGPGHCSTKGLESLQNITRQKCEHLFTDTPLPDLAVGLVLLAGSLIVLCTCLILLVKLLNSLLKGQVAKAIQKVINTDLPHPLSWLTGYFAMVVGAGMTFVVQSSSVFTSAITPLIGLGVISIERAYPLTLGSNIGTTTTAILAALASPGDKLASSFQIALCHFFFNISGILLWYPLPFTRLPIRMAKALGERTAKYRWFAVLYLIICFLLLPSLIFGISMAGWRALVGVGAPFLSLLFFVGLVNALQAHSPGRLPKCLQTWDFLPTWMHSLQPLDRLITRATLCCTDRCRSPEGWEEREGPPRDKARLGLDNPMLSYPEEVPGSAVRIGSPRPLPHGATRL from the exons ATGGCTTCCTCTGCCCCGGCTCCCCGGGGCGCCTGCGCGAGGGCCGGGAGCGGTACGAGCTGGACAcgctgccctggcaggggccCCGGCTCGGTCTGGATGAGCTGCAGAAGCCAG GTGCCCCTGATGTTCGGGTTCCTGTACCTCTTCGTGTGCTCCCTGGACGTTCTCAGCTCTGCCTTCCAGCTGGCTGGAG GCAAGGTGGCCGGAGACATCTTCAAGGACAACGCCATCCTCTCCAACCCCGTGGCTGGGCTGGTGGTGGGCATCCTGGTGACCGTGCTGGTGCAGAGCTCCTCCACCTCCACCTCCATCATCGTCAGCATGGTCTCCTCAGGGT TGCTGGAGGTGCGCTCTGCCATCCCCATCATCATGGGCTCCAACATCGGCACCTCCGTCACCAACACCATTGTGGCCCTCATGCAGGCTGGTGACCGCAGCGAATTCAAACG GGCCTTCGCCGGTGCCACGGTGCACGACTGCTTCAACTGGCTgtcagtgctggtgctgctgccgcTGGAGGTGGTGACCGGGTACCTGCACCACGTCACTCACCTGGTGGTGGCCACCTTCAACATCCGTAGTGGGAAGGATGCCCCCGATCTGCTGAAGATCATCACAGAGCCCTTCACCAAGCTCATCATCCAG CTGGACAAGTCAGTGATCACGGGCATTGCAACGGGGGATGAGAGCCTGCGCAACCGGAGCCTCATCCGCATCTGGTGCGGTCCTGCACCTGCACAG ACAGCCGCTGTGGAGCTTGCTCCCCCCCTGAACTGCACAGGCCCCGGCCACTGCAGCACCAAGGGCCTCGAGAGCCTCCAAAACATCACCAGGCAGAAGT gcGAGCATCTCTTCACTGACACGCCACTGCCTGACCTGGccgtggggctggtgctgctggccgGGTCCCTCATCGTGCTCTGCACATGCCTCATCCTCCTGGTCAAACTCCTCAACTCCCTGCTCAAGGGGCAAGTGGCTAAAGCCATCCAGAAGGTCATCAACACCG ATCTCCCGCACCCGCTCAGCTGGCTCACCGGCTACTTCGCCATGGTGGTGGGTGCTGGGATGACCTTCgtggtgcagagcagctctgtcttCACCTCAGCCATCACACCCCTGATAG GCCTCGGGGTGATCAGCATCGAGCGTGCCTACCCGCTGACCCTGGGCTCCAACATTggcaccaccaccaccgccaTCCTGGCTGCCCTGGCCAGCCCGGGGGACAAGCTGGCAAGCTCCTTCCAG ATCGCCCTCTGCCACTTCTTCTTCAACATCTCTGGCATCCTGCTCTGGTACCCGCTGCCCTTCACCCGCCTGCCCATCCGCATGGCCAAGGCGCTGGGCGAGCGCACGGCCAAGTACCGCTGGTTTGCCGTGCTGTACCTCATcatctgcttcctcctgctgccctccctCATCTTTGGCATCTCTATGGCGGGCTGGCGGGCACTGGTGGGGGTGGGTGCACccttcctcagcctcctcttcttcGTGGGGCTGGTGAACGCGCTGCAGGCGCACAGCCCTGGCCGCCTGCCCAAATGCCTGCAGACCTGGGACTTCCTCCCCACGTGGATGCACTCGCTGCAGCCCCTGGACCGGCTCATCACCAGGGCCACCCTCTGCTGCACCGACCGCTGCCGCAGCCCCGAGGGCTGGGAGGAGCGCGAGGGCCCTCCCCGGgacaaggccaggctggggctggacaACCCCATGCTCTCCTACCCCGAGGAGGTGCCCGGCTCCGCCGTACGGATAGGCTCCCCTCGCCCACTCCCACACGGAGCCACCCGGCTCTAG
- the LOC136019982 gene encoding alpha-2C adrenergic receptor-like produces MWWGAAPWGFIRLRDCASMEPADALSNASGNGSSGSSAPHSPAATGLILLAALAVLLATVLGNTLVVVAISTSHALRAPQNLFLLSLASADILVAVLVLPFSLANELMGYWYFGGLWCSLYLALDVLLCTSSIGHLCAISLDRYWAITRAARLNLPRSPGRVKGMIGVVWAAAALVALPPLLWARPGGRECQLSQETWYVLASCTASFFGPCLVMVTVYCRIYRLTTRRAAALLAARSLRLAAASKKGPGMRMLGWRHRSQHQSVLLCRRRLMRVQERRFTMVLAVVMGTFVLCWFPFFFTYSLGAVCGDGCHISKPLFSFFFWIGYCNSSLNPLIYTLFNRDFRAAFRRLLAIPRRHRT; encoded by the coding sequence ATGTGGTGGGGAGCAGCCCCGTGGGGCTTCATCCGCCTGAGGGACTGTGCCAGCATGGAGCCAGCCGATGCCCTCTCCAACGCCTCCGGTAatggcagcagtggcagcagtgcCCCACACTCACCCGCAGCCACAGGGCTCATCCTGCTGGCCGCCCTGGCCGTCCTGCTGGCCACTGTGTTGGGCAACACGCTGGTGGTGGTGGCCATCTCCACCAGCCATGCCCTGCGGGCCCCGCAGAACCTGTTCCTGCTGTCCCTGGCCTCGGCGGACATCCTGGTGGCCGTCCTCGTCCTGCCCTTCTCGCTGGCCAACGAGCTGATGGGCTACTGGTACTTCGGGGGCCTGTGGTGCAGCCTGTACCTGGCGCTGGACGTGCTGCTCTGCACCTCCTCCATTGGGCACCTCTGTGCCATCAGCCTTGACCGCTACTGGGCCATCACCCGCGCGGCCCGGTTGAACCTGCCCCGCAGCCCTGGGCGCGTGAAGGGGATGATCGGGGTGGTTTGGGCTGCGGCGGCCCTGGTGGCACTGCCGCCGCTGCTGTGGGCCCGGCCGGGTGGCCGCGAGTGCCAGCTGAGCCAGGAGACATGGTACGTGCTGGCCTCCTGCACCGCATCCTTCTTCGGCCCCTGCCTCGTCATGGTCACCGTGTACTGCCGCATCTATCGCCTGACCACCCGCCGGGCTGCAGCCCTCCTCGCCGCCCGCTCCCTGCGCCTCGCTGCTGCCAGCAAGAAGGGGCCagggatgaggatgctgggCTGGCGGCACCGGAGCCAGCACCAGAGCGTGTTGCTGTGCCGCCGGCGGCTGATGCGGGTGCAGGAGCGGCGCTTCACCATGGTGCTGGCGGTGGTGATGGGCACCTTTGTGCTGTGCTGGTTCCCCTTCTTCTTCACCTACAGCCTGGGGGCTGTCTGTGGGGATGGCTGCCACATCTCCAAGCCcctcttcagcttcttcttctGGATCGGGTACTGCAACAGCAGCCTCAACCCCCTCATCTACACCCTCTTCAACCGGGACTTCCGAGCTGCCTTCCGACGGCTTCTCGCCATCCCCCGCCGGCACCGCACCTAG